A DNA window from Hordeum vulgare subsp. vulgare chromosome 1H, MorexV3_pseudomolecules_assembly, whole genome shotgun sequence contains the following coding sequences:
- the LOC123414718 gene encoding uncharacterized protein LOC123414718 produces the protein MEYEYQYNSGGSFGKEKRPPAKRGQVKLQMVRALSNLVSPSGAADGSKQANRNSFRRETS, from the coding sequence ATGGAGTACGAGTACCAGTACAACAGTGGCGGCAGCTTCGGCAAGGAGAAGAGGCCTCCGGCAAAGAGGGGTCAGGTCAAGCTCCAGATGGTGAGGGCGCTGAGCAACCTCGTGTCCCCAAGCGGCGCTGCTGACGGCTCGAAGCAAGCCAATCGCAACAGCTTCAGAAGGGAAACAAGCTGA
- the LOC123414734 gene encoding uncharacterized protein LOC123414734 codes for MEYDYQYSNGGSFAKEKRPPVKRGQVKIQIARALSNLVSPSGAVDGSKQANRKSFSRETSYT; via the coding sequence ATGGAGTACGACTACCAGTACAGCAATGGTGGAAGCTTCGCCAAGGAGAAGAGGCCCCCGGTGAAGAGGGGTCAGGTGAAGATCCAGATAGCGAGGGCGCTGAGCAACCTCGTGTCTCCCAGCGGCGCTGTTGATGGCTCGAAGCAAGCGAATCGTAAAAGCTTCAGCAGGGAAACAAGCTACACCTGA